Proteins found in one Melospiza georgiana isolate bMelGeo1 chromosome 1, bMelGeo1.pri, whole genome shotgun sequence genomic segment:
- the LOC131087566 gene encoding erythroblast NAD(P)(+)--arginine ADP-ribosyltransferase-like produces the protein MAPLAQTLALLAMAMATTAVNVILLDMAPNSFDDQYQGCVPAMKAALPALNRSEFQQNKKFAEVWVRAAAEWQSQWPPESPLSPDQATAIMAFATSDLSSVFTEAVLVAGRSSQEYRDNFHFKTLHFLLTYAVATLRDAQNRQCRDAFLKVCDTRFEAQRGDTIRFGAFMPMFPSKQIGECSNSTMLEVYTCHGGEIQLFTNLPELKIVLIPPFETFNVTQYTQEGDKTQIQLHSSGIYSKYNCEWLRGGSVPSAPFHVGGLLLATTALTVATGIL, from the exons ATGGCCCCCCTGGCTCagaccctggcactgctggcaatGGCCATGGCCACCACGGCTGTCAATGTGATCCTCCTGGACATGGCCCCGAACTCCTTTGATGACCAGTaccagggctgtgtccctgccatgaAGGCGGCATTGCCGGCCCTCAACCGCTctgagttccagcagaacaagAAGTTTGCCGAGGTTTGGGTaagggctgcagctgagtgGCAGAGTCAGTGGCCCCCTgagtcccctctgtccccagacCAGGCCACTGCCATCATGGCCTTTGCAACATCTGATCTGTCCAGTGTGTTCACTGAGGCTGTGCTTGTGGCTGGGCGCTCCAGCCAGGAGTACCGAGACAACTTCCACTTCAAAACGCTGCATTTCCTGCTGACCTACGCCGTGGCCACACTGAGGGATGCTCAGAACCGGCAGTGTCGGGACGCGTTCCTGAAGGTGTGTGACACCCGGTTTGAGGCACAGCGTGGTGACACCATCCGGTTTGGTGCATTCATGCCAATGTTTCCGAGCAAACAAATTGGCGAGTGCTCCAATTCCACAATGCTAGAGGTGTACACATGCCATGGTGGGGAAATCCAGTTGTTCACCAACCTACCAGAACTCAAAATTGTGCTGATCCCACCCTTTGAGACCTTCAATGTCACCCAATACACCCAGGAAGGGGACAAGACACAGATCCAGCTCCACTCCAGTGGGATCTACAGCAAATACAACTGCGAGTGGCTGCGAG GTgggagtgtccccagtgcccccttCCACGTTGGAGGACTCCTTCTGGCCACCACAGCCCTGACAGTGGCCACTGGAATCCTCTGA
- the LOC131087490 gene encoding erythroblast NAD(P)(+)--arginine ADP-ribosyltransferase-like, whose amino-acid sequence MAPLVQTLALLAMAMATTAVEVVNLDMALNSFDDQYQCCGPAMTAALPALNNSEFEQNKKFAEVWGKAAAKVQSQGPPKSPLSTGQATAIMAFTMDDLSSVFNDAVHVAGSSSQEYRDNFHFKTLHFLLTNATVTLKNNLERKCYDVSQEVCETQFKAREHEIVRFGNFTTMESSPLPGKCPEEGTVFQVHTCQGVDIKVYAANSETDGVLVLIPPFETFEVTKYTETGRKTEIELQSAGPFSKYQCEWQKDHATGGSVPRATFHVGGLLLATTALAVATGIL is encoded by the exons atggcccCCTTGGTTCagaccctggcactgctggcaatGGCCATGGCCACCACAGCTGTCGAGGTGGTGAACCTGGACATGGCTCTGAACTCCTTCGATGACCAGTACCAGTGCTGTGGCCCTGCCATGACTGCGGCATTGCCAGCCCTCAACAACTCCGAGTTCGAGCAGAACAAGAAGTTTGCCGAGGTTTGGGGAAAGGCTGCAGCCAAGGTGCAGAGTCAGGGGCCCCCTAAGTCCCCTCTGTCCACAGGCCAGGCCACTGCCATCATGGCCTTCACAATGGATGACCTGTCCAGTGTGTTCAATGATGCTGTGCACGTGGCCGGGAGCTCCAGCCAGGAATACCGGGACAATTTCCACTTCAAAACACTGCATTTCCTGCTGACAAACGCTACAGTGACGCTGAAGAACAATCTGGAAAGGAAGTGTTATGATGTGTCCCAGGAGGTGTGTGAGACCCAGTTCAAGGCACGGGAACATGAAATAGTCCGGTTTGGTAATTTCACAACAATGGAGTCGAGCCCACTGCCTGGAAAGTGCCCTGAGGAGGGGACAGTGTTCCAGGTGCACACGTGCCAGGGCGTGGACATCAAGGTTTACGCTGCAAATTCTGAAACTGATGGGGTGCTGGTGCTGATCCCACCCTTTGAGACCTTTGAGGTCACCAAATACACCGAGACAGGACGGAAGACAGAGATTGAGCTCCAGTCTGCCGGGCCCTTCAGCAAATACCAGTGCGAGTGGCAGAAAGATCACGCCACAG GTGGGAGCGTCCCCAGGGCCACCTTCCATGTTGGAGGACTCCTCCtggccaccacagccctggcagtggcAACAGGGATCCTCTGA
- the LOC131087425 gene encoding erythroblast NAD(P)(+)--arginine ADP-ribosyltransferase-like, whose protein sequence is MAPLAQTLALLAMAMDTMAVDVIPLDMAPDSFDDQYRGCGPAMKAALPALNRSDFQQNEEFAEVWVKAAAKVQGQGLPESPLSAEQATAIMAFTMTDPRTFNEAVHVVGRSRQEYRDNFHFKTLHFLLTDALATLRDTQKGQCRDTFLKVCDTRFETQPGETIRFGHFTPVFPSKQIGECPGETMLELRTCYGVEIQFFSEHPEPEIVLIPPFETFNVTQYTLKGDKTQIQLQSTGTYSKYNCEWLRGGSIPRASSHLRGLLLATAALVVATRIF, encoded by the exons atggcccCACTGGCTCAgacactggcactgctggcaatGGCCATGGACACCATGGCTGTCGACGTGATTCCCCTGGACATGGCCCCGGACTCCTTCGATGACCAGTACCGGGGCTGTGGCCCTGCCATGAAGGCGGCATTGCCGGCCCTCAACCGCTCTGATTTCCAGCAGAACGAGGAGTTTGCTGAGGTTTGGGTGAAGGCTGCAGCCAAGGTGCAGGGTCAGGGCCTCCCTGAGTCCCctctgtctgcagagcaggCCACTGCCATCATGGCCTTCACAATGACTGACCCCAGGACATTCAATGAGGCCGTGCATGTGGTTGGGCGCTCCAGGCAGGAATACCGGGACAACTTCCACTTCAAAACACTGCATTTCCTGCTGACCGATGCCCTGGCCACACTGAGGGACACTCAGAAAGGGCAGTGTCGGGACACGTTCCTGAAGGTGTGTGACACCCGGTTTGAGACACAGCCTGGTGAAACCATCCGGTTTGGTCATTTCACGCCGGTGTTCCCGAGCAAACAAATTGGCGAGTGTCCCGGTGAGACAATGCTCGAGCTGCGCACATGCTATGGCGTGGAAATCCAGTTTTTCAGCGAACATCCAGAACCTGAGATCGTGCTGATCCCACCCTTTGAGACCTTCAATGTCACCCAATACACCCTGAAAGGGGACAAGACACAGATCCAGCTCCAGTCTACCGGGACCTACAGCAAATACAACTGCGAGTGGCTGCGAG GtgggagcatccccagggccTCCTCTCACCTCAGAGGGCTCCTCCTGGCCACTGCAGCCCTGGTAGTGGCCACCAGGATTTTCTGA